In a genomic window of Phragmites australis chromosome 14, lpPhrAust1.1, whole genome shotgun sequence:
- the LOC133890903 gene encoding uncharacterized protein LOC133890903 isoform X2: MESSSTAGDASASAAASSSGPSASAAVAGATHYLAKRVLRGSAVLHVAEGHFRSPSSADVVLGKETSLELVAVGDDGVLQSICEQDMFGIIKDIGVLQWHSRHISLIPQIEHKDLLVVLSDSGKLSFLYFCSEMHRFFAIANVDLSKPGNLRHQLGRILTVDRESNFVAVSAYEDKFALIRVSVCQSPHGSGIGTISDKKYFYPPENEEDARIASGASRTSIRGTIWSMCFISTSLDEEYYSVLAMIIHRKGSDVNDLSLFGRDSSSCVINHISSYSETGPLAIDISEIPEMFGFALLFRVGDALLLDLRNPRNVCCIRRITLTTSLIGEPVTIEDSCPGLDVDDDVAACALLELRDSGNNIMKDDGYMDIDGFDNRCNVKSRVICSWSWEPPDHVRRGWARLLFCLDDGEFHILEFALDVEGVKLSMFEYIDRALPCKPLLWMQNRMIIGFVEMGDGTIFKLGHHRLLHKSTIQNVAPILDVAITDYHGEKQDQMFACCGMCPEGSLRVLRNGVNVEKLLRTEAIYQGVTGLWTLRMKITDVYHSFLVLSFVEETRVLSVGLSFSDISDAVGFQPDVCTLACGLLADGFLVQIHSKGVKLCLPTVCAHPDGAPLTSPVCTDWYPDVTISVGAVGHNTIVVATSNPCCIYVLGIRSSPSFQHELYEVQHVQLRNEVSCISIPQEDWRHDNAASSYAEVDDFCSKPPAKLNVRKFAVIGTHKPSVEIISLEPGEAFRLLTTGLISVNNALGAPISGCIPENVRFVAAERFYILAGLRNGMLLRFESEASEHYFPGSFYKDSSTPSVNTLLQLISIRRIGITPVVLAPLHDSADADIIVLSDRPWLLHAARHSLAYSSIPFLPASHVTPVSSVDCPNGLLFVAESCLHLVEMVHGKRLNAQKFSIGGTPRKVLYHSESRTLLVLRTGLIGASCSSDIVQVDPQNGVLLSRFKCEPGETAKCMQIAKIGSDQVLIVGTSKSPGRPMMPNGEAESIKGRLIVLSLDTVESPCESSSFIPTSSFNTSLHTGSPFHEIVGYTTEEFSSNSLCSSPDEVCCNQIQAEQTAGHLRSLTHATLSGAVLAVYSYLDRYVLAAAGNTLYVFGFANENPHRMKKCAVGRTRFTITCLKTFASRIAVGDCRDGVLFYSYNESLRKLELIYSDPAQRLVGDIALLNCETAVVSDRRGSISVLSCARLEVSESPQKNLAVNCSFYMGETAMSIQKAAFTYRLPVDDDTDPVLESSYNCIVASTLLGSVFVMIPLTSEEHQLLQDVQERLSVHPLTAPVLGNDHTEFRRRGIPLGVPPILDGDMLVQFLELTGEQQQAILTHALLGKGPHRPVSVFQVLRTLERIHYALN, from the exons ATGGAGTCGTCCTCCACCGCCGGCGACGCCTCCGCGTCGGCTGCGGCGTCCTCTTCGGGCCCCTCCGCGTCCGCCGCCGTCGCGGGTGCCACCCATTACCTCGCCAAGCGGGTGCTCCGGGGCAGCGCCGTGCTCCACGTCGCCGAGGGGCACTTCCGATCGCCCTCCTCCGCCGATGTCGTCCTCGGCAAG GAAACTTCACTAGAGTTGGTTGCGGTTGGTGACGATGGTGTTTTACAGTCAATCTGTGAACAAGACATGTTTGGGATTATAAAAGATATTGGTGTGCTGCAATGGCATTCTAGACACATTAGTTTGATTCCACAG ATAGAACACAAAGATCTTCTGGTTGTGCTTTCAGATTCTGGAAAGCTTTCCTTTCTATACTTTTGCTCTGAGATGCATAG GTTCTTCGCAATTGCCAATGTTGACTTATCCAAACCAGGAAATCTGAGGCATCAGCTTGGAAGGATTTTAACTGTAGATCGAGA ATCTAATTTTGTTGCTGTAAGTGCGTATGAGGATAAGTTCGCTCTTATACGTGTTTCAGTGTGCCAGAGTCCTCATGGTTCTGGAATAGGTACCATTTCTGATAAG AAATATTTTTATCCACCAGAAAATGAAGAAGATGCAAGAATCGCAAGTGGTGCATCTAGGACCAGCATCCGCGGTACAATTTGGTCCATGTGCTTCATATCGACATCCCTAGATGAAGAATATTATTCAGTTCTGGCAATGATAATTCACAG GAAAGGCTCTGATGTGAATGACTTGTCATTGTTTGGACGTGACTCCAGCAGCTGTGTTATCAACCACATCTCTAGTTATTCAGAAACTGGACCATTGGCAATTGACATATCAGAAATTCCTGAAATGTTTGGCTTTGCACTTCTGTTCCGTGTTGGTGATGCTTTACTGTTGGATCTTAGAAACCCAAGGAACGTCTGTTGTATCCGGAGAATCACCTTGACGACTAGCCTGATTGGAGAACCAGTCACTATTGAAGATTCCTGTCCAGGATTAGACGTTGATGACGATGTGGCTGCTTGTGCTTTGCTAGAATTGAGAGATTCTGGTAATAACATAATGAAGGATGATGGTTACATGGACATTGATGGTTTTGACAACAGATGCAATGTAAAATCAAGGGTTATTTGCTCGTGGAGTTGGGAGCCGCCTGACCATGTCAGGCGAGGATGGGCAAGGTTGTTATTTTGCTTAGATGATGGAGAATTTCATATTTTGGAATTTGCATTGGATGTTGAAGGAGTGAAGTTGTCCATGTTTGAGTATATTGATAGGGCTTTGCCTTGCAAACCTCTTTTATGGATGCAAAATAGGATGATAATAGGATTTGTCGAGATGGGAGATGGAACAATATTTAAACTTGGACATCATAGATTGCTTCATAAAAGTACAATTCAGAATGTAGCACCAATATTGGATGTAGCAATTACTGACTACCATGGTGAGAAACAGGATCAGATGTTTGCATGTTGTGGAATGTGCCCTGAGGGATCTCTGCGAGTGTTACGGAATGGTGTCAATGTGGAGAAGCTTCTGAGGACTGAAGCTATTTATCAAGGTGTTACTGGTTTGTGGACTTTGAGAATGAAGATAACTGACGTTTACCACTCTTTTCTTGTGCTATCATTTGTGGAGGAAACCAGAGTACTGTCAGTAGGACTAAGTTTTAGTGACATCAGTGATGCTGTGGGATTCCAGCCTGATGTTTGCACATTGGCATGTGGTTTGTTAGCTGATGGTTTTCTTGTGCAAATTCACAGTAAAGGTGTAAAACTCTGTTTGCCTACAGTATGCGCTCATCCTGATGGTGCCCCCTTAACTTCTCCAGTTTGCACAGACTGGTATCCTGATgtcactatcagtgttggtGCTGTAGGACATAATACTATTGTTGTTGCTACATCAAATCCTTGTTGCATATATGTTCTTGGTATCAGATCATCACCTTCTTTTCAGCACGAGTTGTATGAGGTACAGCATGTTCAATTGCGAAATGAAGTATCTTGCATATCCATCCCGCAAGAGGACTGGAGACATGACAATGCAGCTTCCAGTTATGCAGAGGTTGATGATTTTTGTAGCAAACCCCCAGCTAAACTTAATGTCCGCAAGTTTGCTGTCATTGGAACTCATAAGCCTTCTGTGGAAATTATCTCGTTGGAACCAGGAGAAGCATTTAGGCTGCTAACTACGGGGCTTATTTCAGTAAATAATGCACTTGGTGCTCCTATTAGTGGTTGTATACCTGAAAATGTCAGGTTTGTTGCGGCTGAGAGGTTCTACATTCTTGCAGGCTTGAGAAATGGAATGCTTCTCAGGTTTGAGTCAGAAGCAAGCGAGCATTATTTCCCTGGTTCCTTCTACAAGGACTCTTCTACCCCTTCTGTTAATACACTCCTTCAGTTGATTTCTATACGGCGTATTGGAATCACTCCTGTAGTCCTTGCACCATTGCATGATTCAGCTGATGCTGACATCATTGTTCTCAGTGATAGGCCTTGGCTATTACATGCTGCTCGACATAGCCTGGCATATTCATCAATTCCATTTCTGCCTGCATCTCATGTGACGCCAGTATCATCTGTTGATTGCCCCAATGGTCTGCTGTTTGTTGCTGAGAGCTGTTTGCATTTG GTTGAAATGGTTCACGGGAAAAGATTGAACGCACAAAAATTTTCAATTGGAGGGACTCCAAGGAAAGTGTTATACCACAGTGAAAGTAGAACACTGTTGGTACTGAGAACTGGGCTAATTGGTGCATCATGTTCTTCGGATATTGtccaagtagatccacaaaATGGGGTATTGCTTTCCAGATTCAAATGTGAACCTGGTGAAACAGCAAAATGCAtgcaaattgcaaaaataggaAGTGATCAAGTTTTAATTGTTGGGACTAGTAAATCTCCTGGACGACCAATGATGCCAAATGGCGAAGCAGAAAG TATCAAGGGACGCCTCATTGTTTTAAGCTTGGATACCGTTGAAAGTCCTTGTGAGAGCAGTTCATTTATCCCAACTTCTAGTTTCAATACCTCTTTACATACTGGCTCTCCGTTCCATGAAATTGTTGGATATACAACTGAAGAATTTTCTAGTAACAGCCTGTGCAGCAGTCCTGATGAAGTTTGCTGCAACCAAATTCAAGCTGAACAAACGGCAGGACATTTGAGATCACTGACTCATGCTACATTGAGTGGTGCAGTTCTTGCTGTCTATTCATATCTAGATCGCTATGTGTTGGCAGCTGCTGGTAATACG CTTTATGTATTTGGTTTCGCAAATGAAAATCCTCATCGGATGAAAAAGTGTGCTGTTGGTAGAACACGATTTACGATAACTTGTTTGAAGACATTTGCATCACGGATTGCAGTTGGCGATTGTCGTGATGGTGTTCTCTTCTATTCTTATAATGAG AGTCTTAGGAAGTTGGAACTGATCTATTCTGATCCTGCTCAAAGATTGGTTGGTGATATTGCTCTTTTAAATTGTGAAACTGCTGTGGTATCAGATCGACGTGGGAGCATATCTGTATTATCTTGCGCAAGATTGGAAG TTTCAGAAAGTCCACAAAAGAACTTAGCCGTAAATTGTTCATTTTATATGGGTGAAACTGCTATGAGCATTCAGAAG GCTGCATTTACGTATCGGCTTCCAGTTGATGATGATACCGATCCGGTGCTTGAGTCGTCTTACAACTGTATTGTGGCAAGTACGTTGCTCGGGAGTGTCTTCGTTATGATTCCGCTCACAAG TGAGGAACATCAACTGTTGCAAGATGTTCAAGAAAGACTCTCTGTACACCCATTGACTGCTCCAGTCTTGGGAAATGATCATACGGAATTTCGTCGGCGTGGCATCCCG ttgggagtacctcccaTTCTGGATGGCGATATGCTTGTGCAATTCttggagctcactggtgaacaACAGCAAGCCATTCTTACACATGCTTTGCTAGGGAAGGGGCCACATAGGCCTGTCTCAGTTTTCCAGGTTTTGCGAACATTAGAACGCATCCATTATGCACTCAACTGA
- the LOC133890903 gene encoding uncharacterized protein LOC133890903 isoform X1: protein MESSSTAGDASASAAASSSGPSASAAVAGATHYLAKRVLRGSAVLHVAEGHFRSPSSADVVLGKETSLELVAVGDDGVLQSICEQDMFGIIKDIGVLQWHSRHISLIPQIEHKDLLVVLSDSGKLSFLYFCSEMHRFFAIANVDLSKPGNLRHQLGRILTVDRESNFVAVSAYEDKFALIRVSVCQSPHGSGIGTISDKKYFYPPENEEDARIASGASRTSIRGTIWSMCFISTSLDEEYYSVLAMIIHRKGSDVNDLSLFGRDSSSCVINHISSYSETGPLAIDISEIPEMFGFALLFRVGDALLLDLRNPRNVCCIRRITLTTSLIGEPVTIEDSCPGLDVDDDVAACALLELRDSGNNIMKDDGYMDIDGFDNRCNVKSRVICSWSWEPPDHVRRGWARLLFCLDDGEFHILEFALDVEGVKLSMFEYIDRALPCKPLLWMQNRMIIGFVEMGDGTIFKLGHHRLLHKSTIQNVAPILDVAITDYHGEKQDQMFACCGMCPEGSLRVLRNGVNVEKLLRTEAIYQGVTGLWTLRMKITDVYHSFLVLSFVEETRVLSVGLSFSDISDAVGFQPDVCTLACGLLADGFLVQIHSKGVKLCLPTVCAHPDGAPLTSPVCTDWYPDVTISVGAVGHNTIVVATSNPCCIYVLGIRSSPSFQHELYEVQHVQLRNEVSCISIPQEDWRHDNAASSYAEVDDFCSKPPAKLNVRKFAVIGTHKPSVEIISLEPGEAFRLLTTGLISVNNALGAPISGCIPENVRFVAAERFYILAGLRNGMLLRFESEASEHYFPGSFYKDSSTPSVNTLLQLISIRRIGITPVVLAPLHDSADADIIVLSDRPWLLHAARHSLAYSSIPFLPASHVTPVSSVDCPNGLLFVAESCLHLVEMVHGKRLNAQKFSIGGTPRKVLYHSESRTLLVLRTGLIGASCSSDIVQVDPQNGVLLSRFKCEPGETAKCMQIAKIGSDQVLIVGTSKSPGRPMMPNGEAESSIKGRLIVLSLDTVESPCESSSFIPTSSFNTSLHTGSPFHEIVGYTTEEFSSNSLCSSPDEVCCNQIQAEQTAGHLRSLTHATLSGAVLAVYSYLDRYVLAAAGNTLYVFGFANENPHRMKKCAVGRTRFTITCLKTFASRIAVGDCRDGVLFYSYNESLRKLELIYSDPAQRLVGDIALLNCETAVVSDRRGSISVLSCARLEVSESPQKNLAVNCSFYMGETAMSIQKAAFTYRLPVDDDTDPVLESSYNCIVASTLLGSVFVMIPLTSEEHQLLQDVQERLSVHPLTAPVLGNDHTEFRRRGIPLGVPPILDGDMLVQFLELTGEQQQAILTHALLGKGPHRPVSVFQVLRTLERIHYALN from the exons ATGGAGTCGTCCTCCACCGCCGGCGACGCCTCCGCGTCGGCTGCGGCGTCCTCTTCGGGCCCCTCCGCGTCCGCCGCCGTCGCGGGTGCCACCCATTACCTCGCCAAGCGGGTGCTCCGGGGCAGCGCCGTGCTCCACGTCGCCGAGGGGCACTTCCGATCGCCCTCCTCCGCCGATGTCGTCCTCGGCAAG GAAACTTCACTAGAGTTGGTTGCGGTTGGTGACGATGGTGTTTTACAGTCAATCTGTGAACAAGACATGTTTGGGATTATAAAAGATATTGGTGTGCTGCAATGGCATTCTAGACACATTAGTTTGATTCCACAG ATAGAACACAAAGATCTTCTGGTTGTGCTTTCAGATTCTGGAAAGCTTTCCTTTCTATACTTTTGCTCTGAGATGCATAG GTTCTTCGCAATTGCCAATGTTGACTTATCCAAACCAGGAAATCTGAGGCATCAGCTTGGAAGGATTTTAACTGTAGATCGAGA ATCTAATTTTGTTGCTGTAAGTGCGTATGAGGATAAGTTCGCTCTTATACGTGTTTCAGTGTGCCAGAGTCCTCATGGTTCTGGAATAGGTACCATTTCTGATAAG AAATATTTTTATCCACCAGAAAATGAAGAAGATGCAAGAATCGCAAGTGGTGCATCTAGGACCAGCATCCGCGGTACAATTTGGTCCATGTGCTTCATATCGACATCCCTAGATGAAGAATATTATTCAGTTCTGGCAATGATAATTCACAG GAAAGGCTCTGATGTGAATGACTTGTCATTGTTTGGACGTGACTCCAGCAGCTGTGTTATCAACCACATCTCTAGTTATTCAGAAACTGGACCATTGGCAATTGACATATCAGAAATTCCTGAAATGTTTGGCTTTGCACTTCTGTTCCGTGTTGGTGATGCTTTACTGTTGGATCTTAGAAACCCAAGGAACGTCTGTTGTATCCGGAGAATCACCTTGACGACTAGCCTGATTGGAGAACCAGTCACTATTGAAGATTCCTGTCCAGGATTAGACGTTGATGACGATGTGGCTGCTTGTGCTTTGCTAGAATTGAGAGATTCTGGTAATAACATAATGAAGGATGATGGTTACATGGACATTGATGGTTTTGACAACAGATGCAATGTAAAATCAAGGGTTATTTGCTCGTGGAGTTGGGAGCCGCCTGACCATGTCAGGCGAGGATGGGCAAGGTTGTTATTTTGCTTAGATGATGGAGAATTTCATATTTTGGAATTTGCATTGGATGTTGAAGGAGTGAAGTTGTCCATGTTTGAGTATATTGATAGGGCTTTGCCTTGCAAACCTCTTTTATGGATGCAAAATAGGATGATAATAGGATTTGTCGAGATGGGAGATGGAACAATATTTAAACTTGGACATCATAGATTGCTTCATAAAAGTACAATTCAGAATGTAGCACCAATATTGGATGTAGCAATTACTGACTACCATGGTGAGAAACAGGATCAGATGTTTGCATGTTGTGGAATGTGCCCTGAGGGATCTCTGCGAGTGTTACGGAATGGTGTCAATGTGGAGAAGCTTCTGAGGACTGAAGCTATTTATCAAGGTGTTACTGGTTTGTGGACTTTGAGAATGAAGATAACTGACGTTTACCACTCTTTTCTTGTGCTATCATTTGTGGAGGAAACCAGAGTACTGTCAGTAGGACTAAGTTTTAGTGACATCAGTGATGCTGTGGGATTCCAGCCTGATGTTTGCACATTGGCATGTGGTTTGTTAGCTGATGGTTTTCTTGTGCAAATTCACAGTAAAGGTGTAAAACTCTGTTTGCCTACAGTATGCGCTCATCCTGATGGTGCCCCCTTAACTTCTCCAGTTTGCACAGACTGGTATCCTGATgtcactatcagtgttggtGCTGTAGGACATAATACTATTGTTGTTGCTACATCAAATCCTTGTTGCATATATGTTCTTGGTATCAGATCATCACCTTCTTTTCAGCACGAGTTGTATGAGGTACAGCATGTTCAATTGCGAAATGAAGTATCTTGCATATCCATCCCGCAAGAGGACTGGAGACATGACAATGCAGCTTCCAGTTATGCAGAGGTTGATGATTTTTGTAGCAAACCCCCAGCTAAACTTAATGTCCGCAAGTTTGCTGTCATTGGAACTCATAAGCCTTCTGTGGAAATTATCTCGTTGGAACCAGGAGAAGCATTTAGGCTGCTAACTACGGGGCTTATTTCAGTAAATAATGCACTTGGTGCTCCTATTAGTGGTTGTATACCTGAAAATGTCAGGTTTGTTGCGGCTGAGAGGTTCTACATTCTTGCAGGCTTGAGAAATGGAATGCTTCTCAGGTTTGAGTCAGAAGCAAGCGAGCATTATTTCCCTGGTTCCTTCTACAAGGACTCTTCTACCCCTTCTGTTAATACACTCCTTCAGTTGATTTCTATACGGCGTATTGGAATCACTCCTGTAGTCCTTGCACCATTGCATGATTCAGCTGATGCTGACATCATTGTTCTCAGTGATAGGCCTTGGCTATTACATGCTGCTCGACATAGCCTGGCATATTCATCAATTCCATTTCTGCCTGCATCTCATGTGACGCCAGTATCATCTGTTGATTGCCCCAATGGTCTGCTGTTTGTTGCTGAGAGCTGTTTGCATTTG GTTGAAATGGTTCACGGGAAAAGATTGAACGCACAAAAATTTTCAATTGGAGGGACTCCAAGGAAAGTGTTATACCACAGTGAAAGTAGAACACTGTTGGTACTGAGAACTGGGCTAATTGGTGCATCATGTTCTTCGGATATTGtccaagtagatccacaaaATGGGGTATTGCTTTCCAGATTCAAATGTGAACCTGGTGAAACAGCAAAATGCAtgcaaattgcaaaaataggaAGTGATCAAGTTTTAATTGTTGGGACTAGTAAATCTCCTGGACGACCAATGATGCCAAATGGCGAAGCAGAAAG CAGTATCAAGGGACGCCTCATTGTTTTAAGCTTGGATACCGTTGAAAGTCCTTGTGAGAGCAGTTCATTTATCCCAACTTCTAGTTTCAATACCTCTTTACATACTGGCTCTCCGTTCCATGAAATTGTTGGATATACAACTGAAGAATTTTCTAGTAACAGCCTGTGCAGCAGTCCTGATGAAGTTTGCTGCAACCAAATTCAAGCTGAACAAACGGCAGGACATTTGAGATCACTGACTCATGCTACATTGAGTGGTGCAGTTCTTGCTGTCTATTCATATCTAGATCGCTATGTGTTGGCAGCTGCTGGTAATACG CTTTATGTATTTGGTTTCGCAAATGAAAATCCTCATCGGATGAAAAAGTGTGCTGTTGGTAGAACACGATTTACGATAACTTGTTTGAAGACATTTGCATCACGGATTGCAGTTGGCGATTGTCGTGATGGTGTTCTCTTCTATTCTTATAATGAG AGTCTTAGGAAGTTGGAACTGATCTATTCTGATCCTGCTCAAAGATTGGTTGGTGATATTGCTCTTTTAAATTGTGAAACTGCTGTGGTATCAGATCGACGTGGGAGCATATCTGTATTATCTTGCGCAAGATTGGAAG TTTCAGAAAGTCCACAAAAGAACTTAGCCGTAAATTGTTCATTTTATATGGGTGAAACTGCTATGAGCATTCAGAAG GCTGCATTTACGTATCGGCTTCCAGTTGATGATGATACCGATCCGGTGCTTGAGTCGTCTTACAACTGTATTGTGGCAAGTACGTTGCTCGGGAGTGTCTTCGTTATGATTCCGCTCACAAG TGAGGAACATCAACTGTTGCAAGATGTTCAAGAAAGACTCTCTGTACACCCATTGACTGCTCCAGTCTTGGGAAATGATCATACGGAATTTCGTCGGCGTGGCATCCCG ttgggagtacctcccaTTCTGGATGGCGATATGCTTGTGCAATTCttggagctcactggtgaacaACAGCAAGCCATTCTTACACATGCTTTGCTAGGGAAGGGGCCACATAGGCCTGTCTCAGTTTTCCAGGTTTTGCGAACATTAGAACGCATCCATTATGCACTCAACTGA